The window AGCAGCAGGTTGTTCAGGCGGCGAACCGGCAGGCCCACAGCGCGCGCCTCGGTGGGGTCGAAGGAGGCCAGCAGCAGTTCCTTCTGGATGGCGGTGAGCAGCCCGCCCACGACCACCGTGACGGCCAACGCGCCCCACAGGTCGCCCGCGCTGACGCCGAGGGGATTCCCGATCAGGAAAGCGCTGAGGTCCGTGGTGAAGGTCGGCGCGCGGGAGAGCAGCACCACGCCCAGCGAGAACATGCCCACGAACACGATCCCGATGGCGCTGTCCTGCTTCAGGCCGCCCCGGTTCCCGATCGCGCCGATGCCCAGGGCCGTGAGGATCGCGGCGATCATGGCCCCCACCAGCAGGTTGCCCTTCGTGAGGAATGCGGCAACGATGCCGGGGAACACGGCGTGGCTCATGGCGTCCCCGATGTAGCTCAGGCCGCGCAGCACCACCCACGCGCCGATCAGGGCACACAGCACACTCACGAGCACGACCGCGAGCAGCGCCCGCACGAAGAACCCGAACTGGAGGGGGTCGGTCAGGACGTGCATCAGGCCTCCGCGTGCATGGGCCCGAGGTGGCTGCTGCTGAACGTGAGTTCGACGTTGTGCGGCGTGTACACCTCGGCGGGCGTGCCGCTGGCGATGATCCGGCGGTTCACGAGCACCAGCTGGTCGCACCAGCGCCGCGCCTGTTCGAGGTCGTGGGTGACCATCACGACCGCGCGGCCCCGGTCGGCCTCGGCGCGCAGCAGGGCCATCAGGCTCTCCTGGGTGGTCGCGTCCACGCCGGTGAGGGGCTCGTCGAGCAGCAGCAGGTGCCCGCGCCGGGCCAGCATCCGGGCCAGCAGGACGCGCTGGCGTTGCCCGCCGGACAGGGCGCCGATGTGCCGGTGACGCAGGTCAAAGACACCGGTTTCCCTGAGCGCGCCCTCGACGATCTCCCGGTCTTTGCGGCCGGGCCAGCGCAGCCAGCCCAGGCGCCCGGTGCGGCCCATCATGGCCACGTCCCACACGGTGACGGGGAACGCCCAGTCGAGGGTCTGCTGCTGAGGCACGTAGGAAATACACTCGCGCGCGGTGTGGCCGGGATCGAACTGCACGGCGCCCGCGTGGTCCGGCAGCAGGCCCACCAGGGTGCGCAGCAGGGTGCTCTTGCCCGCGCCGTTCGGGCCGATGATGGCGCTGAACTGCCCGGCCTCGAAGCGCACGGTGGCGTCCTCCAGCGCGATCTGCGGGCCGTACGCGACCGTCAGGTGCGAGACGCCCAGCATCAGCGGGTGCTCCCTGACGGGCGTACGCTGGGGGCATGGTGTCCGATCCGTCCCGTGCCGCCCTGCTCGCCGCGTACGACGCCCAGTTGCGAGAGGACTCCGAGATGGCGTCCGCCGACGCCTTCGACCGCGCCGGGCCTCTGTACCGGGGGGTGTTCGGCGACCGGGGCTTCGTGACCTACCGCGATCTGGGCGGCCTGACCGGATCGGCCCTCGACGACCTGATCGCGCAGACCGTCGAGCACTACGCGGCAAATCCGCAGATCAAGACCTTCGAATGGAAGACGCGCGGCCACGACGCGCCCGCCGACCTGCCGGGTCGCCTGATCGCGCACGGTCTCACGCCGGATGACCTGGAGACCGTCATGGTCGGAGAGGCCAAGCTGCTGGCCCAGCCGGTGCCACTGCCAGAGGGCGTGACGCTGCGCCGCATCGACAACCAGCCCGAGCCTCGGGCGGACGTGGAGAGGGCGGCCGCCACGCTGGAACGGGCCTTCGGGCATGGCTTTGGCGCGGGGGGACTGCTGCGCCGCATCGAGCAGCGCCCGGATCTGATCGAGCTGTGGGTGGCGGAGGCGGGCGGTGAGGTGATCAGCGCGGGCCGCCTGGAGTACGTGCCGGACAGTGACTTCGCGGGCCTGTGGGGGGGCGGCACCCTGCCCGAGTGGCGCGGCCAGGGCATCTACCGCGCGCTCACGGCGGCCCGCGCCAGTTCGGCCGCGGATCGTGGCGTGCGCTACCTGCACAGCGACTGCACCGCGATGTCCCGCCCGATCCTGGAACGCAGCGGCATGATCCCGGTCACCACAACCACGCCGTACCTCTGGCGACGGTAGCGCCGTCACTTCAGCGCCCTGACCATGATGTCCACGTTGGCCCGCAGGGCCTTCAGGAAGGTGTCGCCGCGGCTGCCCTGCGGCCCCAGCGCGTCGGTGTACAGCGGGGGAGCGATCTTCGCGCCGGTCTCGGAGGCCAGCGTACGGGCCAGGCGGTCGTTCACCGTGTTCTCGGTGAAGATGACCTTCGCGCCGCTGCCCCGCACGCTGGTGATCAGCGCGGCCAGCTCGCGGGCGCTCGGTTCGCGCTCGGTGCTCAGGCCGGGCAGCACGGTTCCCGCGAGGGTCAGGCCGTAGTGCGCGGCGAAGTACGCCAGGGCGTCGTGGTTCGTCACGATCGTCTTCTGCGCGGGCTTCAGCGTGGCGAACTGCGTTTTCGCCCAGGCGTCCACACGGTCCAGCTGCTTCAGGTACGCGGCGGCGTTCTGGGCGTACGTGGCCTTTCCGGCGGGATCGGCGGCGCTCAGTGCCATCTGGATGGTCCGGATGTACCCGGCGGTCAGGGTCACGTCCCACCACGCGTGCGGGTCGCGCGGGCCGTTGCTGCCGCTCTCGCCGGGCGCGGGGCGCAGCGGCAGACCCGTGGTGAGGATGACAGCCTTGGCCCCTGGGTTCGCGGCCTGCACCTGCGGCAGCCACGGTTCGAGGTTCGCGCCATTCAGGAACAGCAGACGGCTGCCCGCAAGCTGGCGGATGACGGTGGTGGTCGGCTGGAAGGTGTGGGCGTCGGTTCCGGCCGGCACGATGGTGGTGACGGTCACGCGAAGGCCGCCGACGTTCTTCACGAAGTCCGCGAGGATCGAGGTGGTCGCCGTGACGGGCAGGGGGGCAGCGTGGGCAAGGCTGGCGCCGAGCAGCACAGCAAGGGAAAGCAGAGTGCGTGTCATCGAGGTGATCTCCAGGGTGGAAGGGTGCAGGCCGGATCTCGGCCCACCGACTGGAAATGATAATGCGTTCTCAATAACGGGACAAGACCCCCTTAGGCCCATGCTTTAAAAAACAAAGTGTGCGTGGCTGACCATCCGCAAAGGTGCGCGGTGCTACGCTTTTCGCATGACCAGCGCCCCTGAAGGCACCCAGAATTTCGACGTCGTGATCGTCGGCGGCGGCCCCGCCGGCCTGACCGCCGCCATCTACACCGGCCGCGCCAGCTTGAGCACCCTGATCCTCGAAAAGGGCCTCCCCGGCGGCCAGATCGCCCAGACCGAGGAAGTCGAGAACTACCCCGGCTTCCCCGACCCGATCTCCGGCATGGAACTCGCCATGCGCATGCAGCAGCAGGCCGAGAAATTCGGCGGCAAGATCGAGATGGACGAGGTGCAGTCCATCCACCGTGCCGACGACGACATCGAACACCCCTACCCGTTCATCGTCACCGGCTACAGCGGCACGTACCGCGCCAAGGCCGTCATCCTCGCCACCGGCGCGAACCCCAAACGCCTGAACATCCCCGGCGAGGAACACTTCTGGGGCAAGGGCGTCAGCACCTGCGCCACCTGCGACGGCTTCTTCTACCGTGGCAAGAAGGTCGTCGTCATCGGCGGGGGCGACGCGGCCGTCGAGGAAGGTCTGTTCCTCACCAAGTTCGCCGACGAGGTCACAGTCATTCACCGCCGCGACTCCCTGCGCGCCAACAAGGTCGCCCAGGCCCGCGCGTTCTCCAACCCCAAGATGAAATTCATCTGGGACACCGCTCCGCTCGAAATCCAGGGTGAGCACTCCGTCACCGGCGTGCGCCTGAAGAACCTCAAGACTGGCGAGGAAAGCACCATGGACACCGATGGCGTGTTCATCTTCATCGGTCACACGCCCAACACCGAGTTCGTCAAGGACACCGTGAACCTGCGTCCTGACGGCTACGTGGACGTCACCGACGAGATCTATACCAGCGTGCCCATGCTGTTCGCCGCCGGCGACGTCAGCGACTACATCTACCGCCAGCTCGGCACCTCGGTGGGCGCGGGCACGCGCGCCGCCATGAGCGCCGAACGCGCCCTGGCCGCCCTGGAAGTCGAGCACCAGACGACCGCCGCCGACTGAGTCACGGTTCCCACTCCGCCCCCGGTTCTAACGCCGGGGGTTCGCGTTGATCCATGCCCGCGCCAGATCATCCGACAGCTCCGCCATGCGGTCGAGTACCACACTCCGCACTGGGCGTCCGGTGCGCGCCTCGGAGTGGATGTCCGTGTAACCGGCCGTGAACCGCTGCGTACCCCGTTGCCAGCGCCGCTGCACCACCAGCCCCACCCCGTACGAGTACGCGGGATCTCCGAACCCCCGGTACGTCGCCGGATCCAGGTAACGGACATTCACGGCCACCGTCACGACTCCGTCCTGCCCCCAGCACCACCACGGCCGGGCCAGGCGGACGCCCCGGCGCTCCAAGCGGGCCGTCATGACCTGCCGAAGCTCCCCTTCCAGCCCGACGAGCGCGTTCTGCTGCGCGGTGCCATTCAGGTCTTGCCGCGTGACGCTCGCCACGCCGGACGCCACACACAGCGTCACTCCGCCCAGTTCCGGCGGGACGTTCTCGCCGTGCCCGCCCGCGTGGCCCGCCAGCAGCGCCGCCAGCAGAACCGCCCAGACCGCCCTGTGCGGACGCCGCACGGTTACTTCAGCACGCCGGCCCACACCAGCAGCGCCCACAGGATCACGGGGATGGCCAGGGAACCGACGATCAGTTTGATCAGTCGCCACCAGTCGTTCAGGAATTCCCGCAGCCTCATGGACTCAGGCTAGCAGGCGCGCAGCGGGACATCCGGAACGCGGGGCACCCTCGCAATTCGGTGCTCCGGAAGCGGGGTAGGAACGAACCGGCCTAGAATCGGGTGTGCTGCCTGACCGCCTTGCCAGGTGTTCATGCCTCTGACCGTCACGCCCGTGTACAACGCACAGGGCGAGCAGGTCGTGCTGGGCCGCGAGGTCGGACAGGGCGTGCGCGCGGACGTGCTCCTGCTGCGAAACCGCCCGGATCAGGTGGCCAAACGCTGGCGTGACGAGCTGAAGGAAGGTGAAGCCGCACACCTGCGGGCGCTGGTGGCCGCGCACACGCCGGAACTGGAGGCAGTGAGCACGTGGCCGGTGAACACCCTGCACGACCACGCGGGCACGCTGCTGGGCGTGGTGCGCCCGTATCTGAACCTGGGCGACTTCCGGGACCTGACCTGGCTGTCTTCCCCGGCACTGCGGCTGCGGGCCTTCACGAACGCGGGCTGGGCGTTCCGCGTGCGGGTCGCGGCAGCGGTGGCGCAGGCCATCGCGGGGCTGCACGCGGCCGGGCAGATGATGGGCGACGTGAACCCGCTGCACGTGCTGGTGTCGTCGCAGGGGCGGGTGCGGCTCGTGAACGTGGACGCCTGGCAGCTCCGCGTAGATGGGCAGGTGTACCACACCACCACGGCCACGGCGCTGTTCCTGCCCCCTGAGCTCCAGGAGCAGGAGCTGGTAGCCGTGACCCGCACCGTGAACCACGACCTGTTCGGGCTGGCGGTGCTGCTGTTCCAGCTGGTCTTCGACGGTCGGCATCCCTATGCGGGCCTGCCGGATCACGGCGAGGTACCCACGCCCTCCCGCGCGATCGCGGAGGACGCCTACGCGTACGCGCTTCCCCCGCGCCCCGGCGTGCGGCCCCCGCCGGAGGGCCTGCCCATGGGCGCCCTGCCGGAGAGCGTGCAGGAGCTGTTCGCTGCGGCGTTCTCGGCCCACCACGCGAATCGCCCCACGGCCGAGGAGTGGGCGCGGGAATTGAGCCTTCTGGCCGATACGCTGGTCTCCTGCGAGCGCACCGAGGCCCACCAACACGAGATCGGCCAGCCGTGCCCGTGGTGCGAGCTGGACGCCATCAGGAGCGTGTCGCCCTTTACGTCGGATCGGCACGGCCCGGAGGGCAATGCGCAGGCGGCACAGGTTCAGACGCTGTGGCAGGAGGTCATTCACGTGCCCGCCCCAGCGCGGCTTCAGGCACGGCCCGAGTCCTCGGCGGCGCTGCCCGATCTGCCCCTGAACCTGCCCACCCCGCCGAAGGTCGTGGCCGAGGCGCAGCTGGAGCGCACCCTGCGCTGGACGCTGCGCGTGGTCGCCCTGCTGCTGTTGTTCGGCGCGACCTTCGCCGTGCAGCGCTCCGTGATCGCGGGACTGGTCATCCCGGCGCTGCTGATCGTGGCGTTCACCGTGGGCCGCCGCCTGTCGGTGGACTGGGACGCCATGGTAGAGGGCTATCAGAACGCGGAGGGCCGCCTGACCGAGCGGCTGCTGCCCGCGCGTGGAAAGTGGCAGGCGTACCACATCGCCCTGGAGGCCCGCCGGGAGGAGCTGAACCGGGAACTGGAGACCCTCCAGGCGCGGTGGACGGCACTGGACGGCCGCCTGGCCCGCGAGAACGCCCGCGCCGAGTACGACCGCGACCTCACTACCCTGGACGGCCTGCGCCGTGCGCTGCTCCAGGGTGAGGAACGCCAGTGGGACGCTGTCGAGGCGCTGCTGATGCAGAAGCGCGAGCGGGCCACCCTCGAGTTCCTGAAACGGCAGCCGATCCGCGCGGGGATCCTGCCGCACTTCACGACCCGCACGGAACTACAACTCGCGGGCCTGGGGCTGCGCACCGCCGCCGACCTGACCGCCACCCGCCTGAACGATGCGCCCGAGGCGTGGCAGGCCGCCCTGGCGGTGTGGCGGCAGGGTCTGGAGGAGTACCTGCCGCTGAGCTTGGATCTCGTCAGCGCTGAGCAGGTGCAGAGGGTGCGGCGCGAACACCAGGCGCGCTGGACTGAGGACTTCGAGACCTACCGGCGGGCGGTGAACGCCTTCAAGGCCGGACGCTGGGGCACGGAACAGGCGGGTGTGCAGACCGAGCTGGACGCCGTGGCCGCGCAGGTCACCCAGCACCGACACGCGCTGAAGACCCTGGACAGTCTCGCGCGCCAGGGCTGACACACCGGGAGCTTCACGCTGTCTTGCCACGGCCTCCCCCCGGACGGGTGCGTTCATTACACTGCCGGTATGACCCTCAGCGAACTGGCCGGCAAGACCGCACCGCAGAGCCTGCTGACGAACATCCCCCGGCTGGTCGCGCACTACTACGAGACCCGGCCGCTGGTCAGCGATCCCCTCCAGCGCGTCGCCTTCGGCACCAGCGGGCACCGGGGCACCAGTCTGGCCGGCACGTTCAACGAGATGCACATCCTGGCCGTGTCGCAGGCGGTCGCCGAGCACCGCGCCGCCCAGGGCATCAGCGGGCCTCTCTACATGGGGCTGGACACCCACGCCCTGAGCGAACCCGCGTGGATGACCGCCCTGCAAGTCCTGGTCGCCAACGGCGTGCGGGTGCGCGTCCAGCCGGGAACATTCACGCCCACGCCGCTGGTCAGCCACGCCATCCTCGAACACAACCGCACAGGAGCGGACGGCACCGCCGACGGCATCGTCATCACGCCCAGCCACAACCCCCCGCAGGACGGCGGCTTCAAGTACAACCCCCCCAGCGGCGGCCCCGCCGACACGGACGTCACCAAGGTCGTGCAGGCCCGCGCGAACCAGATTCTGGAAGACGAGATGCGCGACGTGAAACGCGTGTCGCTGGAAGACGCCATGGCTGCGCTGGAGGACTTCGACTTCATCACGCCCTATGTCGAGCAGTTGCCCACCGTCATCGACCTCGACGCGATCAAGCATAGTGGCGTGCACATCGGCGTCGATCCGCTCGGTGGGGCGAGCCTGCCCGTGTGGCAGGCCATCCAGGCGCGCTACGGCCTGAACCTCGACATCGTGAACACGACCATCGACCCCAGCTTCGCCTTCATGAGCGTCGACCGGGACGGCAAGATCCGCATGGACTGCTCCAGCCCCTACGCCATGGCCGGCCTGCTGCGCCTGAAGGACGACTTCGACGTCGCCATCGGCAACGACCCGGACTCCGACCGGCACGGCATCGTCACCGCCGACGGCCTGATGAACCCCAACCACTACCTCGCCGTGATGATCGAGTACCTGTTCCAGAACCGCCCCGGCTGGCGCGCGGACGCCGCCATCGGCAAGACCCTGGTGAGCAGCGCCCTGATCGACCGTGTGGGCGCGGGCATCGGCCGCAAGGTGGTCGAGGTGCCCGTCGGCTTCAAGTATTTCGTGGCGGGCTTACTCGACGGTTCCTTCGGCTTCGGCGGCGAGGAGAGCGCGGGCGCGAGCTTCCTGCGCATGGACGGCGGCGCGTGGAGCACCGACAAGGACGGCCTGATTCCCGGCCTGCTGGCCGCTGAAATGACCGCCAAGACCGGCAAGACCCCCAGCCAGCGCTTCGCTGACCTGACCGCGAAGTACGGTGCGACCGCCTACGACCGCCAGGACGCGCCCGCCACGCCCGACCAGAAGAAAATCCTGGGCAACCTCTCGCCCGAGCAGGTCACCGCCACCACCCTGGCCGGCGACCCGATCACCGCGAAGCTCACGCGCGCACCCGGCAACAACGAACCCATCGGCGGCCTGAAGGTCACCACGGATCAGGCATGGTTCGCCGCCCGGCCCAGCGGCACCGAGGACGTCTACAAGATTTATGCCGAGAGCTTCAAAGGGGCCGAGCACCTGAAGCAGGTCATGGATGAGGCGAGGGATGTGGTGGGGGAGGCCCTCGGGTCTTCCTGACCCTTCGGCACCCGATCAGCGCGGCACGGGACGTCTGAGAGCATCGTCCCGTCCAGACAGCCCTGGACGTGGTCCTAGTACTCGGCGGCGCACCCTAACGACCGGAGGCTGGCATTGTCGGACAGCCTTTGACGCGCTGTTCCGGGCGTACCTGCCACGATACGCAGTCCGGCAGTCACGTCTGTCGGTTCTGCCCTCCGCGCTACACTCCCCTGCGTGACGGTGCCGCCTGCGGGGTCTTCCTCTCCCGACGTTCCCCCTGAAATCGACCTGGAGTTCCCGGCCGACGTGAATCCGCGTGCGCCCCGGCGGTCGCTGCGGGTGAACACGCTGATCGTCATGGCGGGCACGCTGGGCTCGCGCGTGTCGGGGATCGTGCGCCAGCAGATCATCAACCTGTTCGACACGTCGCTGACCGACGCCTTCAACGTGGCGGTGAAGGTGCCGAACCTGCTGCGTGAATTGCTGGCCGAGGGCGCGCTGGTCAACTCGTTCATTCCGATCTACAAGTCTCTGGACACCACCGAGCGGCGCAAGTTGGCGCAGTCGTTCTCCGGTGTGATGATCGCCGTGAACCTGATCCTGATGGCGCTGGGCATCCTGGCCGCGCCGTGGATCGTGAACCTGCTGACGGCGGCGGACGCGAACATCGACCGGGCGGTGGCGGTGTACATGACGCAGCTCGTCATGCCGTTCCTGACGCTGATCAGCCTGTCGGCCGTGGCGATGGGGCTGCTGAACGCCGACGAGCACTTCCGCGAGAGCAGTTTCGCGCCGGTGGCCTTCAATCTGGCGTCCATCGTGGCGCTGCTGCTTCTCCCCGACACGGCGACGTG of the Deinococcus sp. KSM4-11 genome contains:
- a CDS encoding metal ABC transporter permease, which codes for MHVLTDPLQFGFFVRALLAVVLVSVLCALIGAWVVLRGLSYIGDAMSHAVFPGIVAAFLTKGNLLVGAMIAAILTALGIGAIGNRGGLKQDSAIGIVFVGMFSLGVVLLSRAPTFTTDLSAFLIGNPLGVSAGDLWGALAVTVVVGGLLTAIQKELLLASFDPTEARAVGLPVRRLNNLLLVLIGLVVVLTVQLVGTTLSVSLLITSSAAARLLARSLRKMILLAALLGSVGGITGLYLSYYLDTAPGATIVLVNTAVFLLALLVRRRE
- a CDS encoding metal ABC transporter ATP-binding protein; amino-acid sequence: MLGVSHLTVAYGPQIALEDATVRFEAGQFSAIIGPNGAGKSTLLRTLVGLLPDHAGAVQFDPGHTARECISYVPQQQTLDWAFPVTVWDVAMMGRTGRLGWLRWPGRKDREIVEGALRETGVFDLRHRHIGALSGGQRQRVLLARMLARRGHLLLLDEPLTGVDATTQESLMALLRAEADRGRAVVMVTHDLEQARRWCDQLVLVNRRIIASGTPAEVYTPHNVELTFSSSHLGPMHAEA
- a CDS encoding GNAT family N-acetyltransferase, which gives rise to MVSDPSRAALLAAYDAQLREDSEMASADAFDRAGPLYRGVFGDRGFVTYRDLGGLTGSALDDLIAQTVEHYAANPQIKTFEWKTRGHDAPADLPGRLIAHGLTPDDLETVMVGEAKLLAQPVPLPEGVTLRRIDNQPEPRADVERAAATLERAFGHGFGAGGLLRRIEQRPDLIELWVAEAGGEVISAGRLEYVPDSDFAGLWGGGTLPEWRGQGIYRALTAARASSAADRGVRYLHSDCTAMSRPILERSGMIPVTTTTPYLWRR
- a CDS encoding metal ABC transporter solute-binding protein, Zn/Mn family gives rise to the protein MTRTLLSLAVLLGASLAHAAPLPVTATTSILADFVKNVGGLRVTVTTIVPAGTDAHTFQPTTTVIRQLAGSRLLFLNGANLEPWLPQVQAANPGAKAVILTTGLPLRPAPGESGSNGPRDPHAWWDVTLTAGYIRTIQMALSAADPAGKATYAQNAAAYLKQLDRVDAWAKTQFATLKPAQKTIVTNHDALAYFAAHYGLTLAGTVLPGLSTEREPSARELAALITSVRGSGAKVIFTENTVNDRLARTLASETGAKIAPPLYTDALGPQGSRGDTFLKALRANVDIMVRALK
- the trxB gene encoding thioredoxin-disulfide reductase, with translation MTSAPEGTQNFDVVIVGGGPAGLTAAIYTGRASLSTLILEKGLPGGQIAQTEEVENYPGFPDPISGMELAMRMQQQAEKFGGKIEMDEVQSIHRADDDIEHPYPFIVTGYSGTYRAKAVILATGANPKRLNIPGEEHFWGKGVSTCATCDGFFYRGKKVVVIGGGDAAVEEGLFLTKFADEVTVIHRRDSLRANKVAQARAFSNPKMKFIWDTAPLEIQGEHSVTGVRLKNLKTGEESTMDTDGVFIFIGHTPNTEFVKDTVNLRPDGYVDVTDEIYTSVPMLFAAGDVSDYIYRQLGTSVGAGTRAAMSAERALAALEVEHQTTAAD
- the pgm gene encoding phosphoglucomutase (alpha-D-glucose-1,6-bisphosphate-dependent), with product MTLSELAGKTAPQSLLTNIPRLVAHYYETRPLVSDPLQRVAFGTSGHRGTSLAGTFNEMHILAVSQAVAEHRAAQGISGPLYMGLDTHALSEPAWMTALQVLVANGVRVRVQPGTFTPTPLVSHAILEHNRTGADGTADGIVITPSHNPPQDGGFKYNPPSGGPADTDVTKVVQARANQILEDEMRDVKRVSLEDAMAALEDFDFITPYVEQLPTVIDLDAIKHSGVHIGVDPLGGASLPVWQAIQARYGLNLDIVNTTIDPSFAFMSVDRDGKIRMDCSSPYAMAGLLRLKDDFDVAIGNDPDSDRHGIVTADGLMNPNHYLAVMIEYLFQNRPGWRADAAIGKTLVSSALIDRVGAGIGRKVVEVPVGFKYFVAGLLDGSFGFGGEESAGASFLRMDGGAWSTDKDGLIPGLLAAEMTAKTGKTPSQRFADLTAKYGATAYDRQDAPATPDQKKILGNLSPEQVTATTLAGDPITAKLTRAPGNNEPIGGLKVTTDQAWFAARPSGTEDVYKIYAESFKGAEHLKQVMDEARDVVGEALGSS